The following proteins come from a genomic window of Flavobacterium crocinum:
- a CDS encoding plasmid mobilization protein — MEEKNSGRNRWLHIRLTKEELHIIDRNFKASVCRKRSDFVRRNLLRKPIVMKYRNESLDKLLQELIQLRTQLSLMGNNFNQSVRKLHTLYEISDLRVWIMALDSDRDRYFSLVDEIKKHIENLAKKWLQS; from the coding sequence ATGGAAGAGAAAAACAGTGGCAGAAACAGATGGCTTCACATCCGGCTGACCAAAGAAGAATTGCATATTATTGACAGGAATTTCAAAGCATCAGTCTGCCGCAAACGCAGTGATTTCGTGCGAAGAAATCTATTGCGCAAACCCATTGTAATGAAGTACAGAAACGAGTCATTGGATAAACTTTTGCAGGAGCTTATCCAGCTGCGGACCCAGCTTAGTCTCATGGGCAATAATTTCAATCAGAGCGTTAGAAAACTCCATACCCTTTATGAAATTTCCGATTTAAGAGTATGGATTATGGCTCTTGATTCGGACAGGGACAGATATTTTTCTCTGGTAGATGAAATTAAAAAACACATTGAAAATCTTGCCAAAAAATGGTTGCAGTCATAA
- a CDS encoding MauE/DoxX family redox-associated membrane protein has protein sequence MISLRTKYFIRDTICLLFVLLFIYASASKLMDFQHFKIELGQSPLLSAFADQFSVFVPVLEIIICVLLLIPRFKLVGLFAAYGLMVMFTAYIFIILHYTSFVPCSCGGVLGKMSWNAHLAFNVVFIFLGIAAILLSANFDKQDIRTSYRKSFIWIFSIAFSGTAAVIFLFICSERIMHYENPFIRRYPRHAAMFRNELDLKYNSYYFAGTSGGRIYLGNSTAPLQLFSVDKNLGNQKVDRIIFNGGKILFHRPTVRVQNHYFYLTDGTVPVIFRGSSKDWTLNKKFNGLPYFDQALPMDSSRIVLRSNKGNDLANILGVFDNDNGRLNYNERLLQKQLDGVFDTDGRLLYDETTQKIVYVYFYRNQFIAAGKDAELISRSRTIDTTSHARLKVSYVKNSTERKMSAPPYIVNAGAAVYGNLLFIHSKVRGKFQDETTWNQAFIIDVYDISRQAYIMSFPIYKIKDEKLKNIMATGDHLYAIIGNSLVVYDFKAILKKEMKSAE, from the coding sequence ATGATAAGCCTCCGCACCAAATATTTTATCAGAGACACTATATGTCTGCTCTTTGTCCTGCTGTTCATTTACGCTTCGGCAAGCAAATTAATGGATTTCCAGCATTTTAAAATAGAGCTTGGACAGTCACCGCTTCTGAGTGCATTTGCCGATCAGTTTTCCGTATTTGTGCCGGTATTGGAAATTATTATCTGCGTGCTTCTTTTAATCCCCAGATTTAAGCTTGTGGGACTTTTTGCAGCGTATGGGCTAATGGTTATGTTTACGGCCTATATTTTTATAATCCTGCACTACACCTCTTTCGTACCTTGTTCCTGCGGAGGTGTTTTGGGAAAAATGAGCTGGAATGCCCATCTAGCTTTTAATGTTGTTTTTATTTTCTTAGGGATAGCTGCAATACTGCTTAGCGCAAATTTTGATAAGCAAGACATCAGAACAAGTTACAGGAAAAGCTTTATTTGGATTTTTAGTATTGCTTTCAGCGGTACTGCTGCGGTTATCTTTTTATTTATCTGTTCGGAACGGATAATGCATTATGAAAATCCTTTTATTAGAAGGTATCCCCGCCATGCAGCAATGTTTCGCAATGAGCTGGACCTAAAATATAATTCTTATTATTTTGCAGGCACTTCCGGCGGCCGAATTTATCTGGGCAATTCTACAGCACCTCTTCAGCTTTTTTCCGTAGATAAAAATTTAGGAAACCAGAAGGTTGACAGAATTATTTTCAATGGTGGGAAAATATTATTCCACAGACCAACTGTAAGAGTTCAGAATCATTATTTCTATTTAACTGACGGAACGGTTCCAGTTATTTTCAGAGGAAGCTCAAAAGATTGGACCCTAAACAAAAAATTCAATGGACTGCCTTATTTTGATCAGGCGCTGCCTATGGACAGCAGCAGAATAGTGCTTCGATCCAATAAGGGAAATGATCTTGCCAATATTCTAGGTGTATTTGATAATGATAATGGGCGGTTAAACTACAATGAACGGCTGCTGCAAAAACAGCTAGACGGCGTTTTTGATACGGATGGAAGACTTTTATACGACGAAACTACCCAAAAAATAGTGTATGTGTATTTTTATCGCAATCAGTTTATCGCTGCAGGAAAAGATGCTGAATTAATTTCGCGAAGCCGCACAATCGATACCACTAGCCATGCCAGGTTAAAAGTTTCTTATGTGAAAAACAGTACGGAAAGGAAAATGTCTGCTCCTCCCTATATTGTGAATGCGGGTGCTGCCGTCTATGGAAATCTTCTTTTTATCCATTCGAAAGTGAGAGGGAAATTTCAGGATGAGACAACCTGGAATCAGGCTTTCATAATTGATGTTTACGATATAAGCAGACAGGCTTATATAATGAGTTTTCCAATTTATAAAATCAAAGATGAAAAGCTAAAAAACATCATGGCAACGGGAGACCATTTATATGCCATCATCGGAAATTCATTAGTAGTTTATGATTTCAAGGCAATTCTAAAAAAAGAAATGAAAAGTGCTGAATAA
- a CDS encoding alpha/beta hydrolase family protein translates to MIHTGIKNIAITLFRALAHVFFILPLVTCPVSGQAVQKRKLTFNDYKLWGQLRLDKSSPDSHWISYAVQYENDADTLFVASTAGNEKYALPSGSKSLFTKENIFIFMKKNELHVLDPVTGRNESFESVSRYEYSMALNKLIILCKEKDNTEKLITKSPLADSKNEITGVSDFSLSPNGELLAYSFYSDGKNSALLFDLRKNQMLKSMAQDSKIGYKFSAWSRNSRALVFNGQSGKKSSSHLYYYVVTQSRLYVLDAGSHKGLKPQSRIINSALNPILIADDLEKVLFSVGPDKKKDTIEKPSVEIWNGNDKWVYGQNERYGRFDLSPKLMLWKPKKESLLPITSETFPSVMLSRDLSYAVLSNPKQYEPQFEHRGPRDYYILDLDNFQKDTLLLKQSAALEYMYGSSNGKYISYFKDNDWWAYNVKRKTHVNLSGKLKYPFYGKVNLLASDDPYGNPGWSRSNDEILLYDEFDIWALKPDGSSARRLTRGREKKIRFRLHVDRQNFRKSLYDAPLNETFDLNDELYLSAAGDDGKTGYWSWSRFKGEKEILFTDSYVDRFIFNVKTKTAVMVEQKFNIPPRIISKKGERETRVIVQSNPQQVNYFWGKTELVTFQNSKKQNLKGVLYYPADYKPSRDYPMIVGIYEKQSHLLHQYINPTLLNEPGYNSTVFTAEGYFVFRPDIIHENENVGFSTLDCVESGTRKIIEMGLVNPKRIALMGHSFGGYETAFVINHSDLFATAVASGGIFDLTRRFLTFGANMAMPEMWRFSSGGWRLGKKTPFSDRLDFDRNSPLESVTNLNIPLLMWCGKEDTQVDPFQSMEYYLALRRLGKKCIFLQYPKEDHTLMDPMNQEDLSLRILQWFDYFLKDQNKAEWITAGTL, encoded by the coding sequence ATGATTCACACTGGTATTAAAAATATTGCAATAACCCTTTTTAGAGCTTTGGCTCATGTTTTTTTTATTTTGCCATTAGTAACCTGTCCCGTTTCGGGACAGGCGGTGCAAAAGAGAAAACTCACTTTTAATGACTATAAGCTTTGGGGACAGCTTAGACTGGACAAATCCTCACCCGATTCACATTGGATCAGCTATGCTGTGCAGTATGAAAACGATGCAGATACACTTTTTGTCGCCAGTACCGCCGGCAATGAAAAATACGCGCTGCCTTCGGGCTCAAAATCACTTTTTACAAAGGAAAACATCTTCATTTTTATGAAAAAAAATGAGCTGCATGTATTGGACCCTGTGACTGGCAGGAACGAAAGTTTTGAAAGTGTTAGCCGATATGAATACTCTATGGCATTAAATAAGCTTATCATCCTATGTAAGGAAAAAGACAACACAGAAAAACTGATTACTAAGAGTCCTTTGGCAGACAGCAAAAATGAGATTACAGGTGTGTCGGATTTCTCCTTAAGTCCAAACGGAGAATTGCTTGCTTATTCCTTTTACAGTGATGGGAAAAATTCCGCATTGCTATTTGACCTTCGCAAAAACCAGATGCTAAAAAGCATGGCTCAAGACAGCAAGATTGGATATAAATTTTCAGCCTGGAGCAGAAACAGCAGGGCCTTGGTTTTCAATGGGCAGTCAGGTAAAAAATCTTCCAGCCACTTATACTATTATGTCGTTACACAAAGCAGGCTTTATGTTCTTGATGCCGGCAGCCATAAAGGCCTTAAGCCGCAAAGCAGAATCATTAACTCGGCGCTGAATCCGATATTGATTGCAGATGATCTGGAAAAGGTTCTGTTTTCTGTAGGACCAGACAAAAAAAAGGACACCATTGAAAAACCCAGTGTTGAAATATGGAATGGGAATGATAAATGGGTGTATGGCCAGAACGAGCGCTATGGCAGATTTGACTTGAGTCCTAAATTAATGCTCTGGAAACCTAAGAAGGAATCCCTGCTTCCGATTACTTCTGAGACTTTTCCATCGGTTATGCTGAGTCGGGATTTGAGCTATGCGGTACTTTCAAATCCCAAACAATACGAGCCTCAATTTGAACATCGCGGCCCAAGGGATTACTACATATTAGATCTGGATAATTTCCAAAAAGATACCCTCCTTTTAAAACAATCTGCTGCACTAGAATACATGTATGGTTCGTCTAACGGAAAATACATTTCCTATTTTAAAGACAATGACTGGTGGGCTTACAATGTAAAAAGGAAAACACATGTCAATTTAAGCGGAAAACTCAAATATCCTTTTTACGGAAAGGTAAATCTGCTGGCATCGGACGATCCGTATGGAAATCCCGGCTGGAGCCGCAGCAACGATGAAATCCTGCTTTATGATGAATTTGATATTTGGGCGCTGAAACCTGACGGTAGTTCGGCCAGAAGACTCACCCGTGGAAGGGAGAAAAAAATCAGATTCCGTCTTCATGTCGATAGGCAGAACTTTAGAAAATCATTATATGATGCACCGCTTAATGAAACTTTCGATCTCAATGATGAACTGTATCTCAGTGCTGCAGGCGATGACGGAAAGACTGGCTATTGGAGTTGGAGCCGTTTTAAAGGAGAAAAGGAAATTTTGTTTACAGATTCCTATGTTGATAGATTCATCTTCAATGTGAAAACCAAAACTGCTGTAATGGTTGAGCAGAAATTTAATATCCCTCCCAGAATCATTTCTAAAAAAGGGGAACGTGAAACTCGCGTCATAGTGCAGAGCAATCCGCAACAGGTAAATTATTTCTGGGGAAAAACTGAATTGGTCACCTTTCAGAATTCAAAAAAACAAAATCTAAAAGGTGTTCTATATTATCCTGCAGATTATAAGCCATCTAGAGATTATCCGATGATAGTGGGAATATATGAGAAGCAGTCGCACCTCCTGCATCAGTACATCAATCCGACACTGCTTAACGAACCAGGCTACAACTCCACTGTTTTCACAGCAGAAGGCTATTTTGTATTCCGGCCGGATATAATTCATGAAAATGAAAACGTCGGCTTTTCAACACTTGACTGCGTTGAATCAGGCACCAGAAAAATAATTGAAATGGGGCTTGTAAATCCAAAAAGGATAGCTTTGATGGGACATTCATTCGGAGGCTATGAGACTGCTTTTGTTATCAATCATTCAGATCTGTTTGCTACCGCAGTTGCCAGCGGAGGAATTTTTGATCTTACCCGCAGATTTTTGACTTTTGGAGCCAATATGGCTATGCCGGAAATGTGGCGTTTTTCCAGTGGCGGATGGCGTCTGGGAAAAAAAACTCCGTTCAGCGACCGCTTGGATTTTGATCGAAATTCTCCTTTGGAATCTGTCACAAATTTAAATATCCCTCTGCTGATGTGGTGCGGGAAAGAAGATACGCAGGTAGACCCTTTTCAAAGTATGGAATACTATCTGGCGCTCCGCAGGCTGGGCAAGAAATGCATCTTTCTTCAATACCCTAAAGAAGACCATACGCTGATGGATCCAATGAATCAGGAAGATTTATCGCTTCGCATATTGCAATGGTTTGATTACTTTCTGAAAGATCAAAATAAAGCCGAGTGGATTACAGCTGGGACACTATGA
- a CDS encoding RagB/SusD family nutrient uptake outer membrane protein yields MKIFYKQLPILIVLLTFTSCDSFVETDLPKSQLASSSVFENYETANAALINVYAKLRDTGLLTGTGTGLSNILGNYTDELTAYGGATSTNMAFYNNALLPGSTVISNLWNASYNQIYAANAVIEGLDNSSGITTENKKQLLGEALFLRAVVHFYLTNLFGDVPYVTTTDYQKNNTAGKVGSAEIYKSIISDLQTASALLPETYSSASRGRANKFVCRALLSRIYLYNKSYPEAANEASALINSTALFALESDLNNVFLINSKETIWQFESTSAGQNTKEGPIFIFTAGPPASVAASTILTSSFAALDQRKSKWLKAVSKAGEIWYHPYKYKEQTNTSVSKEYSVVLRMAEQYLIRSEARAMQGDLIGAKEDLNKIRLRSGLPGTQALSKEDLLSAVLEERRWELFTEYGHRFFDLKRLDMLDAKLQPVKAGWNTEDRLFPIPQTELGNNPKLLPQNPGY; encoded by the coding sequence ATGAAAATATTCTATAAACAACTTCCAATACTGATTGTCCTTTTGACATTCACCTCATGCGATTCATTTGTCGAAACAGATCTGCCAAAATCACAGCTTGCAAGCAGTTCCGTTTTTGAAAACTATGAGACGGCAAATGCAGCGTTGATAAACGTTTACGCTAAACTTCGTGATACTGGACTGCTTACAGGCACCGGTACCGGACTTTCCAATATATTGGGAAATTACACCGACGAGCTGACTGCATACGGAGGTGCAACAAGCACCAATATGGCCTTTTATAATAACGCACTTCTGCCCGGATCGACAGTAATATCAAACTTATGGAACGCATCCTACAATCAGATTTATGCTGCTAACGCAGTAATTGAAGGTCTTGATAACAGCAGCGGGATTACAACGGAAAATAAGAAACAGCTTTTAGGGGAAGCGCTTTTTCTTAGGGCGGTGGTGCATTTTTATCTGACTAATCTTTTTGGTGATGTGCCTTATGTTACTACAACAGACTATCAGAAGAACAACACGGCTGGCAAAGTCGGAAGCGCGGAAATATACAAAAGCATAATTTCCGACCTTCAGACTGCATCGGCGCTATTGCCTGAAACCTATAGCAGTGCTTCGAGAGGCAGAGCCAATAAATTTGTATGTCGTGCATTGCTGTCCAGAATTTACCTCTATAACAAGTCATATCCTGAAGCGGCAAATGAAGCATCTGCCCTCATAAACAGTACTGCCTTGTTTGCTCTCGAATCAGATCTCAACAATGTCTTTTTAATCAACTCAAAAGAAACGATCTGGCAGTTTGAATCAACCTCCGCAGGACAAAATACGAAAGAGGGGCCTATCTTCATATTTACAGCCGGCCCTCCCGCATCTGTTGCGGCAAGCACGATACTCACCAGTTCATTTGCTGCGCTTGACCAGAGAAAATCAAAATGGTTGAAAGCCGTATCAAAAGCAGGTGAAATCTGGTATCATCCGTATAAATATAAAGAACAGACCAATACTTCAGTCTCAAAAGAATACTCGGTAGTGCTGAGGATGGCAGAACAATACCTTATAAGATCTGAAGCCAGAGCAATGCAGGGCGATCTAATAGGTGCAAAAGAAGACCTAAATAAAATTAGGCTGCGTTCTGGTCTGCCAGGAACACAGGCTCTCTCCAAAGAAGATTTGCTTAGCGCTGTACTGGAGGAAAGAAGATGGGAACTTTTTACGGAATACGGACATCGCTTTTTTGACCTTAAAAGGCTGGACATGCTTGATGCTAAATTACAGCCTGTCAAAGCAGGATGGAATACTGAAGACCGCCTTTTCCCAATTCCGCAGACCGAACTGGGAAACAATCCAAAACTTCTTCCGCAAAATCCGGGATATTAA
- a CDS encoding SusC/RagA family TonB-linked outer membrane protein, with protein sequence MNYFSLFKDGRALYCLFFAGILLSFSSSYAKISKRHFKTILQHQVQGTVTDGITPLPGVTIAVKSRSNNSSITDYNGQFSINVSPSDTLIISFLGFKTLNMPVAGRTKITIVMQFDTTTLQEVKINAGYYSVKESERTGNIARITSKDIETQPVTNILAAMQGRMAGVNIIQTTGVPGGGFDIKIRGQNSLRAAANNPLYIIDGVPYASDPIGYSQTSTIYPSSTSPLNSINPETIESIEVLKDADATSIYGSRGANGVVLITTKKGKAGRTKFTLSSSTGAGKATKFMKLMDTQQYVAMRKQAFINDGITTYGASDYDINGTWNQNRYTDWQKELMGGTSQLNDLQGSVSGGSDKTQFLIGGNYHQETTVYTGDFKYKKGGVQLSLNHVSKDDRFQINFSGVYNIQNSNLPANELTYTAQTLAPNAPSLYNPDGSLNWENQTWQNPLAMLNSKFKAKTKDLVANALLSYKITPEITAKSSFGYTDLKTNETRTTPSTIYNPIYNISSARSSMFSNITGRSSWIVEPQLNWEKDGDFGKAGLLIGATFQNQINSALYQSGTGFSSNSLIYNLAAAKTVSILADDETQYRYQAFFARLFYSYQQRYIINLTARRDGSSRFGPGRQFATFGAAGFAWLFSNEKFLKNSSWMSFGKIRGSYGTTGNDQIGDHQYLDTYTITGISYNGTIGMQPSRLFNPDFGWEINKKLELALETGFLNDRIFATFSWYSNRSSNQLVGIPLSGVTGFASIQANLNAEVANSGLELTLRTANIKRGNFQWQTNFNLTFPKNELVSFPGLESSTYSQKYRIGQPLNIALVYQLKGVNVQTGIYEFEDINGDGKISYPLDRQKAVNLNPKYYGGLQNQLAYKNWNLDFLFQFTKQQNRLIPMGAAGSMSNQPARIADAWLQSGDSRPYQIYTTGVNSAAVNADSYFSESDALISDSSFIRLKNIALTYQLPLSLTETSCKVILQGQNLLTFTKYKDGDPEFTSYGFLPPLKTVTAGIQLTF encoded by the coding sequence ATGAATTATTTTTCATTATTTAAGGATGGAAGAGCTCTTTATTGCCTATTTTTTGCTGGCATACTGTTATCTTTTTCATCGTCGTACGCCAAAATTTCAAAACGGCATTTCAAAACCATTTTACAGCATCAGGTACAGGGAACAGTCACCGACGGCATAACTCCCCTTCCCGGCGTAACTATTGCTGTAAAAAGCAGATCAAATAATAGTTCCATTACAGATTATAATGGGCAGTTCTCAATCAATGTGTCGCCGAGCGACACGCTTATTATTTCATTTCTGGGATTTAAAACTCTTAATATGCCAGTCGCGGGGAGAACCAAAATCACCATTGTGATGCAGTTTGATACCACAACCCTGCAGGAAGTGAAGATTAATGCCGGATATTATTCGGTTAAAGAAAGCGAGCGCACCGGCAATATTGCACGAATTACTTCTAAAGACATCGAAACCCAGCCCGTAACCAATATCCTTGCCGCCATGCAGGGCCGAATGGCAGGAGTGAATATAATCCAGACCACAGGTGTGCCGGGAGGCGGATTTGATATCAAAATCAGAGGACAGAATAGCCTTCGGGCAGCGGCAAATAACCCGCTTTATATTATAGACGGAGTTCCCTATGCTTCTGACCCTATCGGATATTCGCAGACTTCCACTATATATCCTAGCAGTACAAGCCCTTTAAACAGCATTAATCCCGAAACAATAGAAAGCATTGAAGTGCTTAAAGATGCCGATGCCACTTCCATTTATGGATCAAGGGGTGCCAATGGCGTGGTCCTTATAACTACCAAAAAAGGAAAAGCGGGCCGTACAAAGTTCACTCTCTCAAGCTCTACCGGAGCAGGAAAAGCAACAAAATTCATGAAACTGATGGATACGCAGCAATATGTTGCTATGAGAAAACAGGCGTTTATAAATGACGGCATTACGACGTACGGCGCTTCGGATTACGATATAAACGGTACCTGGAACCAGAATCGATACACCGACTGGCAGAAAGAACTGATGGGAGGCACTTCTCAGCTCAACGATCTGCAAGGTTCCGTATCGGGAGGATCTGATAAAACACAATTCCTAATCGGCGGAAACTATCATCAGGAAACCACTGTCTACACAGGCGATTTCAAATATAAAAAAGGAGGAGTCCAGTTAAGCCTCAACCACGTTTCAAAAGATGATAGATTTCAGATTAATTTCTCGGGAGTATATAATATACAGAACAGCAACCTTCCTGCAAATGAACTGACTTATACCGCACAGACGCTTGCGCCAAATGCCCCTTCACTTTATAATCCAGATGGAAGTTTAAACTGGGAGAATCAAACCTGGCAGAATCCTCTTGCAATGCTGAATTCTAAATTTAAGGCCAAGACAAAAGATCTTGTTGCAAACGCACTGCTGTCATATAAAATTACGCCGGAGATAACCGCTAAAAGCAGCTTTGGATACACAGACCTGAAAACTAATGAAACCCGAACCACACCCTCCACAATCTATAATCCCATCTATAATATAAGCAGTGCGCGTTCTTCGATGTTTAGCAATATTACCGGCAGGTCATCCTGGATTGTTGAACCGCAGCTTAATTGGGAGAAAGATGGTGATTTCGGAAAAGCAGGATTGCTGATTGGAGCAACTTTCCAAAACCAGATCAACAGCGCATTATACCAGTCTGGTACAGGTTTTAGTTCAAACAGTTTGATTTACAATCTTGCGGCAGCAAAGACCGTATCCATCCTTGCAGACGATGAGACGCAATACCGATATCAGGCCTTTTTTGCCCGTTTGTTTTACAGCTATCAGCAGCGCTACATCATAAATCTTACCGCCAGACGCGACGGATCGAGCCGATTTGGGCCCGGCCGGCAGTTCGCCACATTCGGAGCGGCAGGATTTGCCTGGCTCTTCAGCAATGAAAAATTCTTAAAGAACAGTTCATGGATGAGCTTTGGAAAAATCAGAGGCAGTTACGGCACGACCGGAAACGACCAGATTGGAGATCACCAATATCTGGATACCTATACAATTACAGGAATCAGCTACAATGGAACCATAGGAATGCAGCCTTCAAGACTGTTCAATCCCGATTTTGGATGGGAAATAAATAAAAAATTGGAATTGGCTCTGGAAACTGGTTTTCTTAATGACAGAATCTTTGCAACCTTTTCATGGTATTCCAACCGTTCTTCAAATCAGCTGGTCGGCATACCGCTGAGCGGCGTTACCGGTTTTGCTTCCATTCAGGCAAACCTGAATGCGGAAGTCGCAAACTCGGGTCTGGAATTGACTTTGCGCACAGCAAATATTAAAAGGGGAAACTTTCAGTGGCAGACCAATTTCAATCTTACTTTCCCAAAAAACGAACTGGTTTCGTTTCCAGGGCTTGAAAGCTCGACCTACAGCCAGAAATACAGGATCGGACAGCCGCTAAATATTGCCCTAGTTTATCAGCTCAAAGGAGTAAATGTGCAGACAGGAATATATGAATTTGAGGATATAAATGGGGATGGCAAAATTTCTTATCCGCTAGACAGGCAGAAAGCCGTAAACCTAAATCCAAAATATTATGGCGGTCTTCAAAACCAGCTGGCTTATAAGAATTGGAATCTAGATTTTCTATTTCAATTTACAAAACAGCAGAACCGTTTGATTCCTATGGGAGCTGCAGGGTCGATGTCCAATCAGCCGGCGAGGATCGCTGACGCATGGCTCCAGTCAGGCGACAGCAGACCATATCAGATATATACTACCGGTGTCAACAGTGCAGCGGTAAATGCCGACTCTTATTTTTCTGAAAGCGACGCCTTGATTTCCGACTCGTCCTTTATAAGGCTCAAAAATATCGCCCTCACCTATCAGCTGCCTCTTAGTCTGACAGAAACTAGCTGCAAGGTTATTTTACAGGGGCAGAACCTTCTGACTTTCACAAAATACAAAGACGGCGATCCGGAATTTACCAGTTACGGGTTTCTCCCTCCTCTTAAAACAGTTACAGCAGGGATCCAGCTAACCTTTTAA
- a CDS encoding helix-turn-helix domain-containing protein: protein MAELTTEDTILQIKIAERIQFLRLKTGLSQTDFAQKHHIDRQVINRWESIKNKRGVTIYSIQKFCKMLDITLKDFFDDEKFNKDA from the coding sequence ATGGCAGAATTGACAACCGAAGATACTATACTACAAATAAAAATAGCAGAAAGGATTCAGTTTTTACGTTTAAAAACTGGGCTTTCACAAACAGATTTTGCTCAAAAACACCATATTGATCGCCAAGTTATTAATAGATGGGAAAGCATAAAAAATAAAAGAGGAGTTACAATATATTCAATTCAAAAATTCTGTAAAATGTTAGATATAACATTGAAAGATTTTTTTGATGATGAAAAATTTAATAAGGATGCTTAG
- a CDS encoding histone H1, whose amino-acid sequence MKDLVAKINAEIETFKTESEAVAEKGVKAAGARARKSSLEIEKLLKEFRKVSIEESKK is encoded by the coding sequence ATGAAAGACCTAGTTGCAAAAATCAACGCTGAAATCGAAACGTTTAAAACAGAATCTGAAGCTGTAGCTGAAAAAGGAGTTAAAGCTGCCGGGGCTAGAGCAAGAAAATCATCACTGGAAATTGAAAAACTTTTAAAAGAGTTCAGAAAAGTTTCTATAGAAGAGTCTAAGAAATAA